Proteins from a genomic interval of Diceros bicornis minor isolate mBicDic1 chromosome 34, mDicBic1.mat.cur, whole genome shotgun sequence:
- the LOC131397301 gene encoding vomeronasal type-1 receptor 4-like, with product MRLFVHRNDCCHNIKENVLNERIVSRDLAIGMIFLSQTVVGILSNFSLLYHYLFHYHIERRLRSTTLILQHLTISNSLVILSTGVPQTMAAFGLKHFFNDLGCKFLLYVQRVGRGVSISTTCLLSVFQTIMISPMNSSWKTLKIKVPKYINFSISLCWIMYMMVNFIFPMNVSYVSGKWSSKNIRKKRDFAYCSLSSNETITDSLYVALIVFPEVSFSVIIIWASGSMVFTLYRHKQRVQHIHSTNVFPRSSHESRATQSILVLVSTFVSFYSVSSIFHICIALFYNPSWWLVNTAAIISACFPTVSPFLLMSRDSTVSRLCFV from the coding sequence ATGAGGCTTTTTGTTCACAGGAATGATTGTTGCCATAATATAAAGGAAAATGTGCTGAATGAAAGAATAGTCTCCCGGGATTTGGCCATTGGAATGATTTTCTTATCACAGACTGTAGTTGGAATCCTGagcaatttctctcttctttaccaTTATCTCTTTCATTACCACATTGAACGCAGGTTGAGGTCCACAACTTTGATTCTCCAGCACCTGACTATATCCAACTCCTTGGTCATCCTATCTACAGGAGTCCCTCAGACAATGGCAGCTTTTGGGCTGAAACATTTCTTCAATGATTTGGGATGCAAATTTCTTTTGTATGTTCAGAGAGTGGGCAGGGGTGTATCCATTAGCACCACGTGTCTCTTGAGTGTCTTCCAGACCATCATGATCAGCCCCATGAACTCTAGTTGGAAGACACTTAAAATAAAAGTTCCAAAGTACATTAATTTCTCCATTTCCCTCTGCTGGATCATGTatatgatggtaaattttatttttcctatgaaTGTGTCATATGTGTCTGGGAAATGGAGTAGCAAAAACAtcagaaagaaaagggattttgCTTACTGTTCCCTTTCCAGTAATGAGACAATCACAGATTCACTGTATGTAGCATTAATAGTATTCCCTGAGGTTTCATTTTCTGTAATCATAATCTGGGCCAGTGGCTCTATGGTTTTCACTCTGTACAGGCACAAGCAGCGTGTCCAACACATTCACAGCACTAATGTTTTCCCCAGATCCTCCCATGAGTCCAGAGCCACCCAGAGCATCCTTGTCCTGGTAAGcacctttgtatctttttattcgGTCTCTTCTATCTTCCACATTTGTATTGCTCTTTTTTATAATCCCAGTTGGTGGTTGGTGAACACCGCTGCCATAATTTCtgcatgttttccaactgtcAGCCCCTTTCTGCTTATGAGCCGTGACTCCACTGTATCCAGGCTCTGCTTTGTGTGA